In Nicotiana tabacum cultivar K326 chromosome 17, ASM71507v2, whole genome shotgun sequence, one DNA window encodes the following:
- the LOC107761939 gene encoding histidine kinase 1 isoform X1 has translation MAHNKAYGTSTSLSSESSSPPITPNGSLPERALYKMLGFADISKRNQLSPSFHKDVEVDEELQFDSSICQSSYRGVFVVRLAIMVMLAILIGMLTLLTWHFTRVYTTRSLNTLAFGLRHELLQRPILRMWNILNSTVEITTAQVKLSEYVIRKYSKPVDQAQQVEQLYESMKDVTWALFASRKALNSLTINYRNGFVQAFHRDHRSNNTFYIYSDLANYSISGIYDVNLLSSRQGWNDQTIHNNISAVWYREPLDPSTGERNGKRSIIPPDELINIAGISQVPDGAASWHVAVSKYTDSPLLSAALPVWDPSNKSIVAVVGVTTALYSVGQLMKEIVEFHSGHIYLTSQEGWLLATSTNSPLLMNTTKGPKLMMAIDSEDPVIRSGAECLQKEYGNRLPPSQEVHIENAKLGNQLYYIDSFFLHLKRLPMVGVIIIPRKYIMGKVDERAIKTLVILISASICILIIGCVCIFVLTNGVSKEMKLRAQLISQFDARRKAEASSNYKSQFLANMSHELRTPMAAVIGLLDILISDGYLTNEQYATITQIRKCSTALLRLLNNILDLSKVESGKLVLEETEFDLAKELEGLVDMFSVQCINHNVETVLDISDDMPKLVKGDSARVVQIFANLISNSLKFTTSGYIILRGWCESANTFSRTGNFPLNQKDSWSAPKVKLKRQESQGKKLSKKDNKMILWFEVEDSGCGIDPSKWESVFESFEQADPSTTRLHGGTGLGLCIVRTLVNKMGGGIKVVKKNGPGTVMQLYLQLNCPAEVTGHHCQFNFEEHKLRVLLALNGRMSREIMSQWLERNGVHTCGASDWNELTQILQGISISKSHLQPCECLEPEDLSIQDPSAPSLLVIVVDIGILDLSTNIWKEQLNFLDKYYGRAKFAWILYHDTPSTIKMELRRRHLVMVNRPLYKGKMIQILEAIIKEKNLELHSFDSATVEGDLHDCLEIDPNHSDIACSDDSDKSDNGNEKCASAFLSEKNREENFAKASLSHFGTLNNYYIDFNEENTSDMNDLGQMRNRERHLTSTATKEVTNACSDKMADQKSLADLRILLAEDTPVLQRVARIMLEKLGAKVVVVGDGLQAVDALKPMSSSDECRNESLQEEGSSITPKAESADSLPYDLILMDCQMPKMDGYEATKAIRRAEMGTGTHIPIVALTAHAMSSDEAKCLQVGMDAYLTKPIDRKLMVSTILSLTNRKS, from the exons ATGGCACATAATAAAGCTTATGGAACTAGTACTAGTCTAAGCTCTGAATCTTCATCACCTCCAATTACACCAAATGGATCATTGCCTGAAAGGGCTCTTTACAAGATGCTTGGTTTTGCTGATATTTCCAAAAGAAACCAATTATCTCCTTCCTTCCATAAGGATGTTGAAGTCGATGAAGAACTTCAGTTCGACAGTAGCATTTGTCAGTCCTCTTACCGTGGTGTTTTCGTTGTTCGTCTTGCTATTATG GTCATGCTAGCTATTTTGATTGGAATGCTAACTTTATTAACATGGCATTTTACCAGAGTTTACACAACAAGGTCACTAAACACACTAGCATTTGGTCTTCGTCATGAACTTCTGCAGCGACCAATATTACGAATGTGGAACATTTTGAATTCTACTGTTGAAATAACCACTGCTCAGGTCAAGCTATCAGAGTATGTAATCAGAAAGTATAGCAAACCTGTTGATCAAGCTCAACAAGTAGAG CAGCTGTACGAATCCATGAAGGATGTAACGTGGGCTCTATTTGCAAGTCGGAAAGCTCTTAATTCCTTAACCATCAACTATAGAAATGGTTTTGTTCAGGCTTTCCACAGAGATCACAGGAGCAACAATACATTCTACatatactctgatcttgccaatTATTCTATAAGTGGTATATATGATGTTAATTTGTTATCGTCTCGTCAAGGATGGAATGATCAAACTATACACAACAACATCTCGGCAGTTTGGTACCGAGAACCCTTAGATCCCTCGACTGGAGAAAGGAATGGAAAGCGAAGCATAATCCCACCAGATGAGTTGATAAACATTGCTGGAATATCTCAAGTACCAGATGGTGCAGCTTCGTGGCATGTGGCTGTGAGCAAGTACACAGACTCGCCGTTGCTTTCAGCAGCGCTGCCAGTTTGGGATCCATCAAACAAAAGCATAGTTGCTGTTGTTGGAGTTACTACAGCTCTTTATAGTGTAGGTCAATTGATGAAAGAAATTGTTGAATTCCACAGTGGTCACATTTATTTAACCTCTCAGGAGGGATGGTTGCTCGCTACTTCCACGAATTCCCCTCTCTTGATGAATACTACGAAAGGACCAAAGCTAATGATGGCTATTGATTCTGAAGACCCAGTTATACGGTCTGGAGCTGAGTGCTTACAGAAAGAATATGGAAACAGGCTTCCCCCAAGTCAAGAAGTGCACATAGAGAATGCTAAACTTGGGAACCAGCTCTATTATATTGACTCATTTTTCCTGCACTTAAAGAGACTTCCAATG GTAGGAGTTATCATTATTCCAAGGAAATATATAATGGGGAAGGTAGACGAGAGAGCTATCAAGACTCTAGTAATATTGATCTCAGCATCAATATGCATCCTAATCATTGGATGTGTCTGCATCTTCGTACTGACAAATGGAGTGTCAAAAGAAATGAAACTTAGAGCACAGCTGATAAGCCAGTTTGATGCAAGAAGGAAGGCAGAGGCATCGAGCAATTACAAAAGCCAATTTCTAGCAAACATGAG TCATGAATTACGAACACCTATGGCTGCAGTTATTGGCTTGCTGGACATCCTTATAAGTGATGGTTATCTTACAAATGAGCAGTATGCAACTATTACTCAGATTCGTAAATGCTCAACCGCTTTGCTTCGGCTTCTGAACAACATTTTGGATCTCAGCAAG GTAGAATCTGGAAAACTGGTGTTGGAAGAAACAGAATTTGACTTGGCTAAAGAACTTgaaggacttgttgatatgttctcTGTCCAGTGCATTAATCACAATGTTGAGACAGTTCTAGATATCTCCG ATGATATGCCAAAATTAGTTAAAGGAGACTCTGCCAGAGTTGTTCAAATTTTCGCAAATCTAATTAGCAATTCTCTCAAGTTTACTACCT CGGGCTACATCATTCTTCGGGGATGGTGCGAGAGTGCAAACACTTTTTCTCGCACAGGGAATTTTCCACTTAATCAGAAAGACTCTTGGTCTGCTCCTAAAGTAAAGTTGAAGAGACAAGAAAGCCAGGGAAAGAAATTGTCCAAGAAAGATAACAAAATGATCTTGTGGTTTGAAGTTGAGGACTCTGGTTGTG GAATTGATCCAAGTAAATGGGAATCTGTATTTGAAAGTTTTGAGCAAGCTGATCCTTCAACAACTCGCTT GCATGGTGGCACTGGCCTTGGACTATGCATTGTACGTACCCTG GTTAACAAAATGGGTGGAGGGATTAAAGTTGTAAAGAAAAATGGACCAGGGACAGTGATGCAACTATACCTTCAACTAAACTGTCCTGCAGAAGTTACTGGACACCACTGCCAGTTcaattttgaagaacataaaCTGAGG GTGTTGCTTGCACTCAATGGCAGAATGAGTAGAGAAATAATGTCCCAGTGGTTAGAGAGAAATGGGGTGCATACTTGCGGAGCATCTGATTGGAATGAGCTCACTCAAATTCTTCAGGGGATTTCTATTTCCAAAAGCCATTTGCAACCTTGTGAATGTTTAGAACCTGAAGATTTGAGCATTCAAGATCCTAGTGCCCCATCACTTCTTGTCATAGTTGTAGACATTGGCATACTTGACTTGAGCACAAATATATGGAAGGAGCAGCTAAATTTTCTTGATAAATACTACGGCAGAGCAAAGTTTGCATGGATTCTTTACCATGATACCCCCAGTACCATTAAGATGGAACTGCGAAGGAGACACCTAGTTATGGTCAATAGACCACTATATAAAGGGAAAATGATTCAGATTTTGGAAGctattataaaagaaaaaaatcttgAGCTGCATTCTTTTGACAGTGCAACAGTAGAAGGAGATTTGCATGATTGTCTTGAAATTGATCCTAACCACTCTGACATTGCCTGCTCAGATGATTCTGACAAGTCAGATAACGGAAATGAAAAATGTGCAAGTGCCTTCCTTTCTGAAAAAAATAGGGAAGAAAATTTTGCCAAAGCCTCTCTCTCACATTTTGGGACATTAAATAACTACTATATTGACTTCAATGAAGAAAACACTTCGGACATGAATGATCTTGGACAAATGAGGAATAGAGAACGTCATTTGACAAGCACTGCCACCAAAGAGGTCACTAATGCCTGCTCAGATAAGATGGCAGACCAGAAATCTCTAGCTGATCTACGTATACTGCTTGCTGAAGATACTCCAGTGCTGCAAAGAGTAGCTAGAATAATGCTGGAAAAATTGGGAGCTAAAGTGGTTGTTGTAGGAGATGGACTGCAGGCAGTGGATGCACTAAAACCCATGTCTAGTTCTGATGAATGTAGAAATGAATCTCTTCAGGAAGAAGGCAGTTCAATTACCCCCAAAGCTGAAAGCGCTGATTCCCTTCCTTATGACTTGATCCTCATGGATTGTCAA ATGCCGAAGATGGATGGTTATGAAGCAACAAAGGCAATTAGAAGAGCGGAGATGGGGACAGGAACACACATACCCATTGTTGCACTGACAGCTCATGCAATGTCATCAGATGAAGCAAAATGCTTACAGGTTGGTATGGATGCTTATTTGACCAAGCCCATCGACAGAAAGTTGATGGTTTCCACCATTCTTTCCTTGACCAACAGAAAATCCTAA
- the LOC107761939 gene encoding histidine kinase 1 isoform X4, which produces MDHCLKGLFTRCLVLLIFPKETNYLLPSIRMLKSMKNFSSTVAFVMLAILIGMLTLLTWHFTRVYTTRSLNTLAFGLRHELLQRPILRMWNILNSTVEITTAQVKLSEYVIRKYSKPVDQAQQVELYESMKDVTWALFASRKALNSLTINYRNGFVQAFHRDHRSNNTFYIYSDLANYSISGIYDVNLLSSRQGWNDQTIHNNISAVWYREPLDPSTGERNGKRSIIPPDELINIAGISQVPDGAASWHVAVSKYTDSPLLSAALPVWDPSNKSIVAVVGVTTALYSVGQLMKEIVEFHSGHIYLTSQEGWLLATSTNSPLLMNTTKGPKLMMAIDSEDPVIRSGAECLQKEYGNRLPPSQEVHIENAKLGNQLYYIDSFFLHLKRLPMVGVIIIPRKYIMGKVDERAIKTLVILISASICILIIGCVCIFVLTNGVSKEMKLRAQLISQFDARRKAEASSNYKSQFLANMSHELRTPMAAVIGLLDILISDGYLTNEQYATITQIRKCSTALLRLLNNILDLSKVESGKLVLEETEFDLAKELEGLVDMFSVQCINHNVETVLDISDDMPKLVKGDSARVVQIFANLISNSLKFTTSGYIILRGWCESANTFSRTGNFPLNQKDSWSAPKVKLKRQESQGKKLSKKDNKMILWFEVEDSGCGIDPSKWESVFESFEQADPSTTRLHGGTGLGLCIVRTLVNKMGGGIKVVKKNGPGTVMQLYLQLNCPAEVTGHHCQFNFEEHKLRVLLALNGRMSREIMSQWLERNGVHTCGASDWNELTQILQGISISKSHLQPCECLEPEDLSIQDPSAPSLLVIVVDIGILDLSTNIWKEQLNFLDKYYGRAKFAWILYHDTPSTIKMELRRRHLVMVNRPLYKGKMIQILEAIIKEKNLELHSFDSATVEGDLHDCLEIDPNHSDIACSDDSDKSDNGNEKCASAFLSEKNREENFAKASLSHFGTLNNYYIDFNEENTSDMNDLGQMRNRERHLTSTATKEVTNACSDKMADQKSLADLRILLAEDTPVLQRVARIMLEKLGAKVVVVGDGLQAVDALKPMSSSDECRNESLQEEGSSITPKAESADSLPYDLILMDCQMPKMDGYEATKAIRRAEMGTGTHIPIVALTAHAMSSDEAKCLQVGMDAYLTKPIDRKLMVSTILSLTNRKS; this is translated from the exons ATGGATCATTGCCTGAAAGGGCTCTTTACAAGATGCTTGGTTTTGCTGATATTTCCAAAAGAAACCAATTATCTCCTTCCTTCCATAAGGATGTTGAAGTCGATGAAGAACTTCAGTTCGACAGTAGCATTT GTCATGCTAGCTATTTTGATTGGAATGCTAACTTTATTAACATGGCATTTTACCAGAGTTTACACAACAAGGTCACTAAACACACTAGCATTTGGTCTTCGTCATGAACTTCTGCAGCGACCAATATTACGAATGTGGAACATTTTGAATTCTACTGTTGAAATAACCACTGCTCAGGTCAAGCTATCAGAGTATGTAATCAGAAAGTATAGCAAACCTGTTGATCAAGCTCAACAAGTAGAG CTGTACGAATCCATGAAGGATGTAACGTGGGCTCTATTTGCAAGTCGGAAAGCTCTTAATTCCTTAACCATCAACTATAGAAATGGTTTTGTTCAGGCTTTCCACAGAGATCACAGGAGCAACAATACATTCTACatatactctgatcttgccaatTATTCTATAAGTGGTATATATGATGTTAATTTGTTATCGTCTCGTCAAGGATGGAATGATCAAACTATACACAACAACATCTCGGCAGTTTGGTACCGAGAACCCTTAGATCCCTCGACTGGAGAAAGGAATGGAAAGCGAAGCATAATCCCACCAGATGAGTTGATAAACATTGCTGGAATATCTCAAGTACCAGATGGTGCAGCTTCGTGGCATGTGGCTGTGAGCAAGTACACAGACTCGCCGTTGCTTTCAGCAGCGCTGCCAGTTTGGGATCCATCAAACAAAAGCATAGTTGCTGTTGTTGGAGTTACTACAGCTCTTTATAGTGTAGGTCAATTGATGAAAGAAATTGTTGAATTCCACAGTGGTCACATTTATTTAACCTCTCAGGAGGGATGGTTGCTCGCTACTTCCACGAATTCCCCTCTCTTGATGAATACTACGAAAGGACCAAAGCTAATGATGGCTATTGATTCTGAAGACCCAGTTATACGGTCTGGAGCTGAGTGCTTACAGAAAGAATATGGAAACAGGCTTCCCCCAAGTCAAGAAGTGCACATAGAGAATGCTAAACTTGGGAACCAGCTCTATTATATTGACTCATTTTTCCTGCACTTAAAGAGACTTCCAATG GTAGGAGTTATCATTATTCCAAGGAAATATATAATGGGGAAGGTAGACGAGAGAGCTATCAAGACTCTAGTAATATTGATCTCAGCATCAATATGCATCCTAATCATTGGATGTGTCTGCATCTTCGTACTGACAAATGGAGTGTCAAAAGAAATGAAACTTAGAGCACAGCTGATAAGCCAGTTTGATGCAAGAAGGAAGGCAGAGGCATCGAGCAATTACAAAAGCCAATTTCTAGCAAACATGAG TCATGAATTACGAACACCTATGGCTGCAGTTATTGGCTTGCTGGACATCCTTATAAGTGATGGTTATCTTACAAATGAGCAGTATGCAACTATTACTCAGATTCGTAAATGCTCAACCGCTTTGCTTCGGCTTCTGAACAACATTTTGGATCTCAGCAAG GTAGAATCTGGAAAACTGGTGTTGGAAGAAACAGAATTTGACTTGGCTAAAGAACTTgaaggacttgttgatatgttctcTGTCCAGTGCATTAATCACAATGTTGAGACAGTTCTAGATATCTCCG ATGATATGCCAAAATTAGTTAAAGGAGACTCTGCCAGAGTTGTTCAAATTTTCGCAAATCTAATTAGCAATTCTCTCAAGTTTACTACCT CGGGCTACATCATTCTTCGGGGATGGTGCGAGAGTGCAAACACTTTTTCTCGCACAGGGAATTTTCCACTTAATCAGAAAGACTCTTGGTCTGCTCCTAAAGTAAAGTTGAAGAGACAAGAAAGCCAGGGAAAGAAATTGTCCAAGAAAGATAACAAAATGATCTTGTGGTTTGAAGTTGAGGACTCTGGTTGTG GAATTGATCCAAGTAAATGGGAATCTGTATTTGAAAGTTTTGAGCAAGCTGATCCTTCAACAACTCGCTT GCATGGTGGCACTGGCCTTGGACTATGCATTGTACGTACCCTG GTTAACAAAATGGGTGGAGGGATTAAAGTTGTAAAGAAAAATGGACCAGGGACAGTGATGCAACTATACCTTCAACTAAACTGTCCTGCAGAAGTTACTGGACACCACTGCCAGTTcaattttgaagaacataaaCTGAGG GTGTTGCTTGCACTCAATGGCAGAATGAGTAGAGAAATAATGTCCCAGTGGTTAGAGAGAAATGGGGTGCATACTTGCGGAGCATCTGATTGGAATGAGCTCACTCAAATTCTTCAGGGGATTTCTATTTCCAAAAGCCATTTGCAACCTTGTGAATGTTTAGAACCTGAAGATTTGAGCATTCAAGATCCTAGTGCCCCATCACTTCTTGTCATAGTTGTAGACATTGGCATACTTGACTTGAGCACAAATATATGGAAGGAGCAGCTAAATTTTCTTGATAAATACTACGGCAGAGCAAAGTTTGCATGGATTCTTTACCATGATACCCCCAGTACCATTAAGATGGAACTGCGAAGGAGACACCTAGTTATGGTCAATAGACCACTATATAAAGGGAAAATGATTCAGATTTTGGAAGctattataaaagaaaaaaatcttgAGCTGCATTCTTTTGACAGTGCAACAGTAGAAGGAGATTTGCATGATTGTCTTGAAATTGATCCTAACCACTCTGACATTGCCTGCTCAGATGATTCTGACAAGTCAGATAACGGAAATGAAAAATGTGCAAGTGCCTTCCTTTCTGAAAAAAATAGGGAAGAAAATTTTGCCAAAGCCTCTCTCTCACATTTTGGGACATTAAATAACTACTATATTGACTTCAATGAAGAAAACACTTCGGACATGAATGATCTTGGACAAATGAGGAATAGAGAACGTCATTTGACAAGCACTGCCACCAAAGAGGTCACTAATGCCTGCTCAGATAAGATGGCAGACCAGAAATCTCTAGCTGATCTACGTATACTGCTTGCTGAAGATACTCCAGTGCTGCAAAGAGTAGCTAGAATAATGCTGGAAAAATTGGGAGCTAAAGTGGTTGTTGTAGGAGATGGACTGCAGGCAGTGGATGCACTAAAACCCATGTCTAGTTCTGATGAATGTAGAAATGAATCTCTTCAGGAAGAAGGCAGTTCAATTACCCCCAAAGCTGAAAGCGCTGATTCCCTTCCTTATGACTTGATCCTCATGGATTGTCAA ATGCCGAAGATGGATGGTTATGAAGCAACAAAGGCAATTAGAAGAGCGGAGATGGGGACAGGAACACACATACCCATTGTTGCACTGACAGCTCATGCAATGTCATCAGATGAAGCAAAATGCTTACAGGTTGGTATGGATGCTTATTTGACCAAGCCCATCGACAGAAAGTTGATGGTTTCCACCATTCTTTCCTTGACCAACAGAAAATCCTAA
- the LOC107761939 gene encoding histidine kinase 1 isoform X2 yields MAHNKAYGTSTSLSSESSSPPITPNGSLPERALYKMLGFADISKRNQLSPSFHKDVEVDEELQFDSSICQSSYRGVFVVRLAIMVMLAILIGMLTLLTWHFTRVYTTRSLNTLAFGLRHELLQRPILRMWNILNSTVEITTAQVKLSEYVIRKYSKPVDQAQQVELYESMKDVTWALFASRKALNSLTINYRNGFVQAFHRDHRSNNTFYIYSDLANYSISGIYDVNLLSSRQGWNDQTIHNNISAVWYREPLDPSTGERNGKRSIIPPDELINIAGISQVPDGAASWHVAVSKYTDSPLLSAALPVWDPSNKSIVAVVGVTTALYSVGQLMKEIVEFHSGHIYLTSQEGWLLATSTNSPLLMNTTKGPKLMMAIDSEDPVIRSGAECLQKEYGNRLPPSQEVHIENAKLGNQLYYIDSFFLHLKRLPMVGVIIIPRKYIMGKVDERAIKTLVILISASICILIIGCVCIFVLTNGVSKEMKLRAQLISQFDARRKAEASSNYKSQFLANMSHELRTPMAAVIGLLDILISDGYLTNEQYATITQIRKCSTALLRLLNNILDLSKVESGKLVLEETEFDLAKELEGLVDMFSVQCINHNVETVLDISDDMPKLVKGDSARVVQIFANLISNSLKFTTSGYIILRGWCESANTFSRTGNFPLNQKDSWSAPKVKLKRQESQGKKLSKKDNKMILWFEVEDSGCGIDPSKWESVFESFEQADPSTTRLHGGTGLGLCIVRTLVNKMGGGIKVVKKNGPGTVMQLYLQLNCPAEVTGHHCQFNFEEHKLRVLLALNGRMSREIMSQWLERNGVHTCGASDWNELTQILQGISISKSHLQPCECLEPEDLSIQDPSAPSLLVIVVDIGILDLSTNIWKEQLNFLDKYYGRAKFAWILYHDTPSTIKMELRRRHLVMVNRPLYKGKMIQILEAIIKEKNLELHSFDSATVEGDLHDCLEIDPNHSDIACSDDSDKSDNGNEKCASAFLSEKNREENFAKASLSHFGTLNNYYIDFNEENTSDMNDLGQMRNRERHLTSTATKEVTNACSDKMADQKSLADLRILLAEDTPVLQRVARIMLEKLGAKVVVVGDGLQAVDALKPMSSSDECRNESLQEEGSSITPKAESADSLPYDLILMDCQMPKMDGYEATKAIRRAEMGTGTHIPIVALTAHAMSSDEAKCLQVGMDAYLTKPIDRKLMVSTILSLTNRKS; encoded by the exons ATGGCACATAATAAAGCTTATGGAACTAGTACTAGTCTAAGCTCTGAATCTTCATCACCTCCAATTACACCAAATGGATCATTGCCTGAAAGGGCTCTTTACAAGATGCTTGGTTTTGCTGATATTTCCAAAAGAAACCAATTATCTCCTTCCTTCCATAAGGATGTTGAAGTCGATGAAGAACTTCAGTTCGACAGTAGCATTTGTCAGTCCTCTTACCGTGGTGTTTTCGTTGTTCGTCTTGCTATTATG GTCATGCTAGCTATTTTGATTGGAATGCTAACTTTATTAACATGGCATTTTACCAGAGTTTACACAACAAGGTCACTAAACACACTAGCATTTGGTCTTCGTCATGAACTTCTGCAGCGACCAATATTACGAATGTGGAACATTTTGAATTCTACTGTTGAAATAACCACTGCTCAGGTCAAGCTATCAGAGTATGTAATCAGAAAGTATAGCAAACCTGTTGATCAAGCTCAACAAGTAGAG CTGTACGAATCCATGAAGGATGTAACGTGGGCTCTATTTGCAAGTCGGAAAGCTCTTAATTCCTTAACCATCAACTATAGAAATGGTTTTGTTCAGGCTTTCCACAGAGATCACAGGAGCAACAATACATTCTACatatactctgatcttgccaatTATTCTATAAGTGGTATATATGATGTTAATTTGTTATCGTCTCGTCAAGGATGGAATGATCAAACTATACACAACAACATCTCGGCAGTTTGGTACCGAGAACCCTTAGATCCCTCGACTGGAGAAAGGAATGGAAAGCGAAGCATAATCCCACCAGATGAGTTGATAAACATTGCTGGAATATCTCAAGTACCAGATGGTGCAGCTTCGTGGCATGTGGCTGTGAGCAAGTACACAGACTCGCCGTTGCTTTCAGCAGCGCTGCCAGTTTGGGATCCATCAAACAAAAGCATAGTTGCTGTTGTTGGAGTTACTACAGCTCTTTATAGTGTAGGTCAATTGATGAAAGAAATTGTTGAATTCCACAGTGGTCACATTTATTTAACCTCTCAGGAGGGATGGTTGCTCGCTACTTCCACGAATTCCCCTCTCTTGATGAATACTACGAAAGGACCAAAGCTAATGATGGCTATTGATTCTGAAGACCCAGTTATACGGTCTGGAGCTGAGTGCTTACAGAAAGAATATGGAAACAGGCTTCCCCCAAGTCAAGAAGTGCACATAGAGAATGCTAAACTTGGGAACCAGCTCTATTATATTGACTCATTTTTCCTGCACTTAAAGAGACTTCCAATG GTAGGAGTTATCATTATTCCAAGGAAATATATAATGGGGAAGGTAGACGAGAGAGCTATCAAGACTCTAGTAATATTGATCTCAGCATCAATATGCATCCTAATCATTGGATGTGTCTGCATCTTCGTACTGACAAATGGAGTGTCAAAAGAAATGAAACTTAGAGCACAGCTGATAAGCCAGTTTGATGCAAGAAGGAAGGCAGAGGCATCGAGCAATTACAAAAGCCAATTTCTAGCAAACATGAG TCATGAATTACGAACACCTATGGCTGCAGTTATTGGCTTGCTGGACATCCTTATAAGTGATGGTTATCTTACAAATGAGCAGTATGCAACTATTACTCAGATTCGTAAATGCTCAACCGCTTTGCTTCGGCTTCTGAACAACATTTTGGATCTCAGCAAG GTAGAATCTGGAAAACTGGTGTTGGAAGAAACAGAATTTGACTTGGCTAAAGAACTTgaaggacttgttgatatgttctcTGTCCAGTGCATTAATCACAATGTTGAGACAGTTCTAGATATCTCCG ATGATATGCCAAAATTAGTTAAAGGAGACTCTGCCAGAGTTGTTCAAATTTTCGCAAATCTAATTAGCAATTCTCTCAAGTTTACTACCT CGGGCTACATCATTCTTCGGGGATGGTGCGAGAGTGCAAACACTTTTTCTCGCACAGGGAATTTTCCACTTAATCAGAAAGACTCTTGGTCTGCTCCTAAAGTAAAGTTGAAGAGACAAGAAAGCCAGGGAAAGAAATTGTCCAAGAAAGATAACAAAATGATCTTGTGGTTTGAAGTTGAGGACTCTGGTTGTG GAATTGATCCAAGTAAATGGGAATCTGTATTTGAAAGTTTTGAGCAAGCTGATCCTTCAACAACTCGCTT GCATGGTGGCACTGGCCTTGGACTATGCATTGTACGTACCCTG GTTAACAAAATGGGTGGAGGGATTAAAGTTGTAAAGAAAAATGGACCAGGGACAGTGATGCAACTATACCTTCAACTAAACTGTCCTGCAGAAGTTACTGGACACCACTGCCAGTTcaattttgaagaacataaaCTGAGG GTGTTGCTTGCACTCAATGGCAGAATGAGTAGAGAAATAATGTCCCAGTGGTTAGAGAGAAATGGGGTGCATACTTGCGGAGCATCTGATTGGAATGAGCTCACTCAAATTCTTCAGGGGATTTCTATTTCCAAAAGCCATTTGCAACCTTGTGAATGTTTAGAACCTGAAGATTTGAGCATTCAAGATCCTAGTGCCCCATCACTTCTTGTCATAGTTGTAGACATTGGCATACTTGACTTGAGCACAAATATATGGAAGGAGCAGCTAAATTTTCTTGATAAATACTACGGCAGAGCAAAGTTTGCATGGATTCTTTACCATGATACCCCCAGTACCATTAAGATGGAACTGCGAAGGAGACACCTAGTTATGGTCAATAGACCACTATATAAAGGGAAAATGATTCAGATTTTGGAAGctattataaaagaaaaaaatcttgAGCTGCATTCTTTTGACAGTGCAACAGTAGAAGGAGATTTGCATGATTGTCTTGAAATTGATCCTAACCACTCTGACATTGCCTGCTCAGATGATTCTGACAAGTCAGATAACGGAAATGAAAAATGTGCAAGTGCCTTCCTTTCTGAAAAAAATAGGGAAGAAAATTTTGCCAAAGCCTCTCTCTCACATTTTGGGACATTAAATAACTACTATATTGACTTCAATGAAGAAAACACTTCGGACATGAATGATCTTGGACAAATGAGGAATAGAGAACGTCATTTGACAAGCACTGCCACCAAAGAGGTCACTAATGCCTGCTCAGATAAGATGGCAGACCAGAAATCTCTAGCTGATCTACGTATACTGCTTGCTGAAGATACTCCAGTGCTGCAAAGAGTAGCTAGAATAATGCTGGAAAAATTGGGAGCTAAAGTGGTTGTTGTAGGAGATGGACTGCAGGCAGTGGATGCACTAAAACCCATGTCTAGTTCTGATGAATGTAGAAATGAATCTCTTCAGGAAGAAGGCAGTTCAATTACCCCCAAAGCTGAAAGCGCTGATTCCCTTCCTTATGACTTGATCCTCATGGATTGTCAA ATGCCGAAGATGGATGGTTATGAAGCAACAAAGGCAATTAGAAGAGCGGAGATGGGGACAGGAACACACATACCCATTGTTGCACTGACAGCTCATGCAATGTCATCAGATGAAGCAAAATGCTTACAGGTTGGTATGGATGCTTATTTGACCAAGCCCATCGACAGAAAGTTGATGGTTTCCACCATTCTTTCCTTGACCAACAGAAAATCCTAA